The Staphylococcus sp. 17KM0847 DNA segment TCTTGTGTTTGGGACGATAAACCACATAGCTTGATGGTGTTTCACGTAAAAAGACTTGTAAACAACGTGGTGCATGAGGTAAGCCTGTTAAATGCTCGTCAACAATATCGTAAATGGTTTGCGCCACAACTTCCGTAGATGGGACTTTCTCTTCGAAATAGGGCAGATCATTGAGTAAATAATGATCAAACTGCTCGTGTATGAGTGATTTTAAATGACTAAAGTTAATAAGGAAACCAGTTGCGTCTAGCGTATCCCCCACTATTGTTAAATTGACAAAGTAAGTATGACCGTGTGTGCGGGTACACTTTCCAGCTTGTGGATCAGGAATGAAGTGGGCAGCAGAAAAGTTAAAATCTTTATTCAGCTCAAAGCAATAATCGTGATCGACACTCGGATAAATTTGTTGCATCATAATGAAATCTCTTCCTTTTCTTTAAGGTATTGTTCTAAGCCACGTTGACGAAGTTTACATGCGGGGCATGTGCCGCAGCCC contains these protein-coding regions:
- the queD gene encoding 6-carboxytetrahydropterin synthase QueD translates to MQQIYPSVDHDYCFELNKDFNFSAAHFIPDPQAGKCTRTHGHTYFVNLTIVGDTLDATGFLINFSHLKSLIHEQFDHYLLNDLPYFEEKVPSTEVVAQTIYDIVDEHLTGLPHAPRCLQVFLRETPSSYVVYRPKHKKEQR